One Malania oleifera isolate guangnan ecotype guangnan chromosome 10, ASM2987363v1, whole genome shotgun sequence genomic region harbors:
- the LOC131165865 gene encoding delta(12)-fatty-acid desaturase FAD2-like, whose protein sequence is MGADGQMSGPPKPQNSDAGSDVYRRVPHSKPPFTLSQIKKAIPPHCFKRSLIRSFSYVVSDLAVLCLLAYVCTHYFHRLPRVAAALSWPAFWLLQGFVLVGYWCLAHECGHHAFSEYEWLDDVVGFVIHSSILVPYFSWKLSHRLHHANIALLEKDESFVPKFKSDIPWYYRHFNHPPGRVLIVLGSGLAGWPLYLACNITGRSYDRLACHFDPYSPMYADRDRTLIFLSDAGVLASAYAWWRVAEVTGFSWFFAAFVAPMLVMHATVVLIIYLHHTHPSLPHYNLSEWDWLQGALSTVDRDYGVLNKVFHHIADTHVLHHLLSSIPHYHAEEATRAIKPVLGEYYQSDRTPIQKALWREVRECIYVEPDEGCPNKNVFWFNNKVDGK, encoded by the coding sequence ATGGGCGCCGACGGCCAAATGTCCGGCCCTCCCAAGCCCCAGAACTCCGACGCCGGCTCCGACGTTTACCGGCGAGTGCCCCACTCAAAGCCGCCATTCACGCTGAGCCAAATCAAGAAGGCCATCCCGCCGCACTGCTTCAAGCGCTCCCTCATCCGCTCCTTCTCCTACGTCGTCTCTGACCTCGCCGTCCTCTGCCTCCTCGCCTACGTCTGCACTCACTACTTCCACCGCCTCCCCCGGGTAGCGGCCGCCCTCTCCTGGCCCGCCTTCTGGCTCCTCCAGGGCTTCGTCCTCGTCGGCTACTGGTGCCTGGCCCACGAGTGCGGTCACCACGCCTTCAGCGAGTACGAGTGGCTAGACGACGTCGTCGGCTTCGTCATCCACTCCTCCATCCTCGTCCCCTACTTCTCCTGGAAGCTCAGCCACCGCCTCCACCACGCCAACATCGCCCTCCTCGAGAAGGACGAGTCCTTCGTCCCCAAGTTCAAATCCGACATCCCCTGGTACTACCGCCACTTCAACCACCCTCCGGGTCGGGTCCTGATTGTCCTCGGGTCGGGTCTCGCCGGCTGGCCCCTCTACCTCGCGTGCAACATCACCGGCCGGTCCTACGACCGGTTGGCCTGCCACTTCGACCCCTACAGCCCCATGTACGCCGACCGCGATCGCACCCTCATCTTCCTCTCCGACGCCGGCGTCCTCGCCAGCGCGTACGCGTGGTGGCGCGTGGCGGAGGTGACGGGGTTCTCCTGGTTTTTTGCGGCGTTCGTGGCGCCGATGCTGGTGATGCACGCGACCGTCGTGCTGATAATTTACCTGCACCACACGCACCCGTCGCTGCCGCACTACAACTTGTCGGAGTGGGACTGGCTCCAGGGGGCGTTGTCGACGGTGGACAGAGACTATGGAGTTCTGAACAAGGTATTTCATCACATAGCGGACACGCACGTGCTCCACCACCTGTTGTCGTCGATTCCGCATTACCACGCTGAGGAGGCGACGAGGGCGATCAAGCCGGTGCTCGGAGAGTACTACCAGTCCGACAGAACTCCGATACAGAAGGCGCTGTGGAGGGAGGTGAGGGAGTGTATCTACGTGGAGCCTGACGAGGGATGTCCGAACAAGAATGTTTTCTGGTTTAATAATAAGGTAGATGGAAAGTGA